The region GATCTTAGGAAACGTAGAGATGATGAGCGAAGAATGTATGAATGTGAAATGGTTACAAGATTTGGCAGCAATTGTGATGATGCGAAACTTGTGAACCAAATGATTAATGATGAAGGGAAAGGGGTTGATTTGGAGATCCAGCGAGTTCGTTTTGTCTAAGGGGGTAATAAGTATGAAAATAAGTTTGGAGATATCCATGGTGGTGAAGTACCGAAGCGTAAAAGTCAATCCGGGGAGTTGAATCACCCCACTTCTTCTGGTTTGAGTGGTATTAAATTTGGTTCTGTAAGTTCTACTAATTTATGTAAGAAAAATGAAAAGGTTATACATAAGCCGGAGGGTAGTTGTGGGGGAATGAAGATGGGAAAATTTGACGATAAAGATTTTAAGATGTCATCCCAATTTGGAGAAACTCTACTGCAGCGTGAGATGTCGATGAAAGTAagtaatttgaatttgaatgttctTATATTTTTGTTGTATATACAAAAGCATTATTTTGAAGACATATTTATATTTGATTGTGGATAATGCAAAAGGCTAGAGTAGGTACGATAAAGCCAATGACATTATTTACAGACGTTAAGGAAACAAGCCATCGTCGGGCAGGTGCATTAGGTGGTAGTTCCCATATTGGAAAGGTAACGatgatatgatttttttttttgaattgttCAATATTATTGTCTTTAGTAccgaatattatgtatatttaggGTGAGAGTAGTTCTCAGTCATTGCCACTTAGCTCTGCACTATTAAAGGGTGATGTTCAGATGAAAATGATTGGTCCGTTTAATGCAAGTGCCCCGATACTTGACGATCCTGATATTGCGTCACTGGTTGAATTTATTTTTGACCTAGTTGTACCTGAGTAAGTTCGTTTGAGTCAAATTTATATAATTATGGAGAATAAGTGACAGTTTATATATCTAAATTATTGTAAGTAGCAAATAATTTGATTGTATGCAGTGAAAGATTGGTGGAGACGGATTTTAATTTCCTCAATAAGGATTTGATTAGAAGCATGGGTCCGGGTAAGAATGTGATGGGTGAGGTGAGGTTTAACACTTAACCTTTTTAATTTGTTGAAATATTATAATAAACTCATTTTGCATCTGTTTGTATAAAGTCGGGTTCATGCATAAAATTGAATATACATTTAGTAGTAGAGAATTAGATTTGATAAACAGTTGGAGCACATGAATGTTTAATTCAAGCATGTTATGTTTTTtggtttaataatttatttttatattcttTTACTTATGTAGGTGTTGAATGTTGTTTGCGAGGTGAACACACGTGCAGCTCTGCTAGTGTCAGCAGAAGACGGAAGAGCTTGGTATTTGAATACAAGATTGACAGTAGGTTGGTCTATCCATTGGTTAGTTTGGTTGTTTGGGCCCAATAAATACTAAATTCGACTATATCACAACACAGGTATCTGGAATTAGCATTGACAGTTTATTTCCAGACAATGGTCGTGATGATTCTGCGCGAAAGTTTTACTTTGGTGATTTGAAGAAATGTCAGCATGTATGTTCCCCTTCCAAACTTTGTACTGTTCTCTTGTAcactaatattaaatattagtaaTGTTATGTTTCTAACTTGCAGATTTTTATTCCAATCCACAATGACAAAATAGAACACTGGTTGCTTTTTATAGTACACATTGGTGATGGTATTGTAGAAATATGTGACTCGATGCTGGACAAACATGGGTTGTCAACTGGAAGTGGTCTTGTGAAAATGGTGGTAAGTGTAACTTAGATTTTGGTGTGGGATTAAGTTAATAGTTACAAAATAAGAATGGTATTTTAATGAAATGTTTTATTGTTAAATTTGGAAGAGAACTAGTTAAGGTGGGAGTGTAATATATTTATGAATTTAGAAGTTGATGATTTTGTTAATTGATCTTCAGATGGAGAAGCTTGATTACTTACTTGCTGACCAAATAGCCGACAAAATGGGGCCTTCTTTTTCATTCACCTGTTTTCAGGTTCAGACAAATGTTGGAGTTCTTCAACAATCAAATGGATATGACTGTGGCATCCACGTCATTAATCGGACTGAGGGTCGTCACGAGGTCTATTTCAAACACTCTATTGTAAGTGTCTTTTATATATGTCGAAGATGGGTATGTTAAATAACTTTTTAATCTTGTTTGTCCTTAATTACAAAAGTTTTCTTAATATGGATGTACTGAGTTATAAtatgtattgattgatttttattttagtttaattctGCGAATGAGAGGATTTGCATTGCTCTTGGGCTGGTGACTTCTACGCACAACAAAATTTGGGGCAATGTTCAGCTGGGTTTCGATGTGTGGAAGAAGACGAAGAACCAGGGAATGAGGGGGGATTAAATAGGAAGTTATTTTAAGTGCATTTACAGGGGAGTGTTTgacagttgttattttttgggaccGCTTGTATAGGATGGAATTGGTTGCAAAAGTACTTCATCTTTTGGGACCGATACCGGGCCATTTTGCTCTTTATCTACTTCAAATTTTTAAA is a window of Humulus lupulus chromosome 4, drHumLupu1.1, whole genome shotgun sequence DNA encoding:
- the LOC133830202 gene encoding uncharacterized protein LOC133830202 isoform X2; the encoded protein is MKMGKFDDKDFKMSSQFGETLLQREMSMKARVGTIKPMTLFTDVKETSHRRAGALGGSSHIGKGDVQMKMIGPFNASAPILDDPDIASLVEFIFDLVVPDERLVETDFNFLNKDLIRSMGPGKNVMGEVLNVVCEVNTRAALLVSAEDGRAWYLNTRLTVSGISIDSLFPDNGRDDSARKFYFGDLKKCQHIFIPIHNDKIEHWLLFIVHIGDGIVEICDSMLDKHGLSTGSGLVKMVMEKLDYLLADQIADKMGPSFSFTCFQVQTNVGVLQQSNGYDCGIHVINRTEGRHEVYFKHSIFNSANERICIALGLVTSTHNKIWGNVQLGFDVWKKTKNQGMRGD
- the LOC133830202 gene encoding uncharacterized protein LOC133830202 isoform X1 gives rise to the protein MKMGKFDDKDFKMSSQFGETLLQREMSMKARVGTIKPMTLFTDVKETSHRRAGALGGSSHIGKGESSSQSLPLSSALLKGDVQMKMIGPFNASAPILDDPDIASLVEFIFDLVVPDERLVETDFNFLNKDLIRSMGPGKNVMGEVLNVVCEVNTRAALLVSAEDGRAWYLNTRLTVSGISIDSLFPDNGRDDSARKFYFGDLKKCQHIFIPIHNDKIEHWLLFIVHIGDGIVEICDSMLDKHGLSTGSGLVKMVMEKLDYLLADQIADKMGPSFSFTCFQVQTNVGVLQQSNGYDCGIHVINRTEGRHEVYFKHSIFNSANERICIALGLVTSTHNKIWGNVQLGFDVWKKTKNQGMRGD